From a single Pempheris klunzingeri isolate RE-2024b chromosome 2, fPemKlu1.hap1, whole genome shotgun sequence genomic region:
- the slc6a14 gene encoding sodium- and chloride-dependent neutral and basic amino acid transporter B(0+) produces MRKYGWNSFKDLIFRNPAVVDQDPHVDDGEENTERGNWASKKEYILSTIGYAVGLGNIWRFPYLAYKNGGGAFLIPYFVMLMVAGIPLFFLESAFGQFCSQGPINVWRAVPILQGVGIAMVIVTLIVSVYYNVIIAYSLYYMFASFQSPLPWSTCLSWADSNCSNTPMVYCNVSGVLVANWTQENSTCPSSNMITVPVQSPSEQYWDRVALQRSSGLDETGPVVWHLALCLLLSSMLVAAALIRGIKSSGKVVYFTATFPYVVIVILLIRGVTLEGARDGIEFYIGSQSNLTKLTEAQVWNDAATQTFYSLSIGWGGVMTLASYNNFHNNMFKDAFVVTLTNAGTSVFAGFAIFSVLGHMAHVYKMPVGEVVKEGFGLAFIAYPDALSKLPISPLWSILFFFMLLTVGLDSQFAGIEVIITCLIDAFPTIFKSKRALLTITACSALYLVGLPCVTRAGIYWVTLIDQFVATWVLLFLAFFEIIGVCYIYGGNRFIKDIEMMLGNKSFIFWLWWRACWFFISPSVIVVILIWSLMTIRPPSYGEVQFPDWGLSLGQCMAVFILLWIPAVAVYKLMRAEGSIWKRLKSLCSPAEEWHPYLDIHRGQRYSEERCRRRTTRGNRPEMNVNVNVISSSWL; encoded by the exons ATGAGGAAATACGGCTGGAACAGTTTTAAGGATTTAATTTTCAGAAATCCTGCTGTTGTCGACCAG GACCCACATGTGGATGATGGCGAAGAGAACACTGAGCGTGGAAACTGGGCCAGCAAGAAGGAATACATCCTCTCTACGATCGGCTACGCTGTTggactgggaaatatctggaGATTTCCATACTTGGCCTACAAGAATGGAGGAG gtgcttttctcatcccctATTTTGTGATGCTGATGGTGGCTGgaattcctcttttcttcctggAAAGTGCTTTTGGTCAGTTTTGCAGCCAAGGTCCAATCAATGTGTGGAGAGCAGTGCCAATCCTGCAGG gTGTTGGCATTGCCATGGTTATCGTGACTCTTATAGTATCAGTTTACTATAACGTCATCATCGCCTACAGCCTGTACTACATGTTCGCCTCCTTCCAGTCTCCTCTGCCGTGGTCCACCTGCCTCAGCTGGGCCGACAGTAACTGCAGCAACACGCCTATGG TGTACTGCAATGTCAGTGGGGTTTTAGTGGCCAACTGGACTCAGGAAAACAGCACTTGTCCTTCATCCAACATGATCACAGTTCCAGTGCAGAGCCCGAGTGAGCAGTACTGGGA tcGTGTGGCTCTGCAGAGATCCAGTGGTCTGGATGAAACAGGACCAGTAGTTTGGCACTTGgccctctgtctgctgctgagctcCATGCTCGTTGCTGCGGCACTGATCAGAGGCATCAAGTCCTCAGGAAAA GTCGTGTATTTCACAGCTACATTTCCTTACGTGGTGATCGTGATCCTGCTGATCAGAGGTGTGACACTAGAGGGAGCTCGAGATGGGATAGAGTTCTACATTGGCTCTCAGTCGAATTTGACTAAACTGACAGAAGCACAG gtctggAACGATGCAGCAACTCAGACCTTCTACTCTCTTTCCATTGGCTGGGGTGGAGTCATGACTCTGGCTTCCTACAACAACTTCCACAACAATATGTTCAAGGACGCATTTGTTGTAACACTTACCAATGCTG GTACCAGCGTGTTTGCAGGCTTTGCcatattttcagttttgggTCACATGGCTCACGTCTACAAAATGCCAGTTGGAGAAGTGGTGAAGGAAG GATTTGGCCTGGCATTCATTGCATATCCGGATGCTCTGTCTAAGCTTCCTATTTCCCCTCTGTGGTCCattttgttcttcttcatgCTCTTGACTGTTGGTCTGGACTCTCAGTTTGCAGGAATAG AGGTGATCATCACCTGCCTGATCGATGCCTTCCCCACAATCTTCAAATCCAAACGTGCTTTATTGACCATAACAGCATGTTCCGCCCTCTACCTCGTGGGCCTGCCATGTGTCACAAGG GCAGGAATATACTGGGTAACTCTAATTGACCAGTTTGTTGCCACCTGGGTGCTGCTTTTTTTGGCTTTCTTCGAGATCATTGGTGTCTGCTACATATATG GAGGGAACCGCTTCATCAAAGACATTGAGATGATGCTTGGAAATAAGAGTTTCATTTTCTGGCTGTGGTGGAGGGCGTGTTGGTTCTTCATCAGCCCCTCCGTCATTGTG GTGATCCTGATCTGGTCTCTGATGACGATCAGGCCCCCCTCCTATGGAGAAGTGCAGTTCCCAGACTGGGGTTTGTCTCTGGGCCAGTGCATGGCTGTGTTCATCCTCCTCTGGATCCCTGCCGTCGCTGTGTATAAACTGATGAGGGCAGAGGGAAGCATCTggaag CGTCTGAAGTCATTGTGCTCTCCAGCTGAAGAATGGCATCCCTACCTGGACATCCATCGAGGACAACGCTACTCAGAAGAACGCTGCCGTCGCAGGACAACCCGTGGAAACAGACcagaaatgaatgtaaatgtgaatgtaatCTCTAGCTCTTGgctctga